The Roseovarius indicus genome has a segment encoding these proteins:
- the cobT gene encoding nicotinate-nucleotide--dimethylbenzimidazole phosphoribosyltransferase, with protein sequence MHQELNSVEAFSQYLQDLPEEDAAARAAAQERNGQLTKPPGALGRLEDLAAWYCAWRGDAKPEIAKPQVIVFAGNHGVTAQGISAFPADVTVQMVANFEAGGAAINQLAKAFGAKMDVHALELDRPTADFTQGPAMDEAEFLAALKTGWEAVDPEADLLVVGEMGIGNTTAAAAMALALFGGEAGDWTGRGTGVSDEALQLKAEVVARAVAANAGCGTDGLEVLRCLGGREIAAMAGAMVRARVLRIPMILDGFICTAAGACLEAARKGALDHAVAGHVSAEAAHPALLARLGKEPLLAMGMRLGEGSGAALAMGVLKGAVACHSGMATFAEAGVSGG encoded by the coding sequence ATGCATCAGGAATTGAATTCGGTCGAGGCGTTTTCGCAGTATTTGCAGGACCTGCCCGAAGAGGATGCCGCCGCGCGGGCCGCTGCTCAGGAGCGGAACGGGCAGCTGACCAAGCCGCCGGGGGCGTTGGGCCGGCTCGAGGATCTGGCCGCGTGGTATTGCGCGTGGCGGGGGGATGCGAAGCCGGAGATTGCCAAGCCGCAAGTGATTGTCTTTGCCGGCAATCACGGGGTGACGGCGCAGGGGATCTCGGCCTTTCCGGCGGATGTGACCGTGCAGATGGTGGCGAATTTCGAGGCCGGGGGCGCGGCGATCAACCAGCTCGCCAAGGCGTTCGGCGCGAAGATGGATGTGCATGCGCTGGAGCTCGACCGGCCCACGGCCGATTTCACGCAAGGGCCCGCGATGGACGAGGCCGAGTTCCTGGCGGCGTTGAAGACCGGCTGGGAAGCTGTTGATCCGGAAGCGGATTTGCTGGTCGTGGGGGAGATGGGGATCGGCAATACCACCGCGGCGGCGGCGATGGCGTTGGCGCTGTTCGGTGGTGAGGCCGGTGACTGGACGGGCCGTGGCACGGGCGTCAGCGACGAGGCGTTGCAGCTGAAGGCCGAGGTCGTGGCGCGGGCCGTGGCAGCGAATGCGGGCTGCGGGACGGACGGGCTTGAGGTGCTGCGTTGCCTTGGCGGCCGGGAGATTGCCGCGATGGCCGGTGCGATGGTGCGGGCGCGGGTGCTGCGGATTCCGATGATCCTGGACGGGTTCATCTGCACGGCCGCCGGCGCCTGTCTGGAAGCGGCGCGGAAGGGTGCGCTGGACCATGCGGTTGCAGGCCATGTGAGCGCCGAGGCGGCGCATCCGGCGCTGCTGGCGCGGCTCGGGAAGGAGCCGCTGCTGGCGATGGGCATGCGGCTGGGCGAGGGCTCGGGCGCGGCGCTGGCGATGGGTGTGCTGAAGGGCGCGGTCGCCTGTCACTCGGGCATGGCGACCTTTGCCGAGGCGGGGGTGTCGGGGGGCTAG
- a CDS encoding monovalent cation:proton antiporter-2 (CPA2) family protein produces the protein MEGFLFQASIFLAAAVIAVPLAARLGLGSVLGYLAAGIVIGPVLGFVAGHETEELQHFAEFGVVMMLFLIGLELEPRALWDMRHRLIGLGGLQIGLTTAAVMAGTMVLGINWSVALAIGLVFALSSTAIVLQTLSEKGLMQTGGGRSAFSVLLTQDIAVIPMLAFIPLLALPKTPDMILGETIKRAREGDAPAHAEGAHEAAASFIQSLPGWGVTLVTLGAVAAIILTGIYLTHPVFRYIHHARLREMSTALALLIVVGIAFLMNLVGLSPALGAFLAGVVLASSEFRHELESDIEPFKGLLLGLFFITVGAGINFTILFGSFFTIIGLSLAVIILKGGILYILGRIFSLRGRNLWLFTLSLAQAGEFGFVLISFSGQQNVIPRAMTETLLLVVAISMLITPLLFILYDWLSHRIDESSEAQEPDEIDARGPVIIAGIGRFGQVVNRLVRSSGFDTVVLDHDLSAIQRMRRFGIKGFLGDPSRPELLHAAGLKEAKVLVVALDSPEATTRLVAFARRERPDLHIVARARDRTHVFRLYQAGADDIVRELFDSSLRAGRYVLENMGLSEFEASELEKTFYKHDRHSVRELAALWNPEVPTVENAAYISRAKELESELQTMLLSQLEESAANDLPDKDKEGA, from the coding sequence ATGGAAGGCTTCCTGTTCCAGGCCTCGATTTTCCTCGCCGCCGCCGTCATCGCGGTGCCGCTGGCCGCGCGGCTGGGGCTGGGGTCGGTGCTGGGCTATCTCGCCGCCGGCATCGTCATCGGGCCCGTGCTGGGTTTCGTCGCCGGGCATGAAACCGAGGAATTACAGCACTTTGCCGAATTCGGCGTCGTCATGATGCTCTTCCTCATCGGGCTCGAGCTGGAACCCCGGGCGCTCTGGGACATGCGGCACAGGCTCATCGGCCTCGGCGGTCTGCAGATCGGCCTGACCACCGCCGCCGTCATGGCCGGCACCATGGTCCTTGGCATCAACTGGAGCGTGGCGCTCGCCATCGGCCTCGTCTTCGCCCTCTCCTCGACCGCGATCGTCCTGCAAACCCTGTCGGAAAAGGGGCTGATGCAGACCGGCGGCGGCCGCTCGGCCTTCTCGGTCCTGCTCACGCAGGACATCGCGGTCATCCCGATGCTGGCCTTCATCCCCCTGCTGGCCCTGCCGAAGACACCCGACATGATCTTGGGCGAAACCATCAAGCGCGCCCGCGAGGGCGACGCCCCGGCCCATGCCGAGGGCGCCCACGAGGCGGCGGCCTCCTTCATTCAAAGCCTGCCGGGCTGGGGCGTCACCCTCGTCACGCTGGGCGCGGTGGCGGCCATCATCCTCACCGGCATCTACCTCACCCATCCGGTCTTCCGCTACATCCACCACGCCCGCCTGCGCGAGATGTCGACCGCGCTGGCGCTGCTGATCGTCGTCGGCATCGCCTTCCTGATGAACCTCGTCGGCCTTTCGCCCGCGCTTGGCGCCTTCCTCGCCGGCGTCGTCCTCGCCTCCAGCGAATTCCGTCACGAACTGGAGAGCGATATCGAGCCGTTCAAGGGCCTCCTGCTTGGCCTGTTCTTCATCACGGTCGGCGCGGGTATCAATTTTACGATCTTGTTCGGAAGTTTCTTCACCATTATTGGCCTATCCCTTGCAGTAATCATACTTAAGGGCGGAATCCTCTATATCCTCGGCCGGATCTTCTCACTCCGCGGCCGCAACCTCTGGCTCTTCACCCTGTCGCTGGCCCAGGCCGGGGAATTCGGCTTCGTCCTGATCTCGTTTTCCGGCCAGCAGAACGTCATCCCCCGGGCAATGACCGAAACGCTGCTGCTCGTGGTCGCCATCTCTATGCTGATCACGCCGCTGCTCTTCATCCTCTACGACTGGCTCTCGCACCGGATCGACGAAAGCAGCGAAGCGCAGGAGCCCGACGAGATCGACGCTCGCGGCCCCGTCATCATCGCCGGCATCGGCCGCTTCGGGCAGGTGGTCAACCGCCTCGTCCGCTCCAGCGGCTTCGACACCGTGGTGCTCGACCACGACCTTTCGGCCATCCAGCGCATGCGCCGCTTCGGCATCAAGGGCTTCCTCGGCGACCCCTCCCGCCCCGAGCTTCTGCACGCTGCCGGCCTGAAAGAGGCCAAGGTCCTCGTCGTCGCGCTCGACAGCCCCGAGGCCACCACCCGCCTCGTCGCTTTCGCCCGCCGCGAACGCCCCGACCTGCACATCGTCGCCCGCGCCCGCGACCGCACCCACGTCTTCCGCCTCTACCAGGCGGGGGCCGATGACATCGTCCGCGAACTGTTCGACAGCTCCCTGCGCGCCGGCCGCTACGTTCTTGAAAACATGGGGCTTTCCGAATTCGAGGCCTCCGAGCTCGAAAAGACCTTCTACAAGCACGACCGCCACTCCGTCCGCGAACTCGCCGCGCTCTGGAACCCCGAAGTGCCCACGGTCGAGAACGCCGCCTACATCTCCCGCGCCAAGGAGCTCGAGTCGGAACTCCAGACCATGCTGCTCTCGCAGTTGGAGGAATCGGCCGCCAACGATCTGCCCGACAAGGACAAGGAGGGCGCCTAG
- a CDS encoding Lrp/AsnC family transcriptional regulator, whose amino-acid sequence MLDETDIRLLSALQKNAQLTAQDLGAELGLSPSQAGRRRQRLETSGLIRGYSAKLDPVQLGLAIQAFVQVELTSHGPEQARSFTRLLDTRSEVVSAWTLTGNADYLLRVYCEDLPALNRLIHDVLLPHGAVAKVQSQIVMDQCKPDAPLPL is encoded by the coding sequence ATGCTTGATGAAACCGATATCCGCCTGCTCTCGGCCCTCCAGAAGAACGCGCAACTCACCGCGCAGGATCTCGGCGCCGAACTGGGCCTTTCGCCCAGCCAGGCGGGCCGCCGCCGCCAGCGGCTGGAAACCAGCGGCCTCATCCGCGGCTACTCGGCCAAGCTCGACCCTGTTCAACTCGGCCTCGCCATACAGGCTTTCGTGCAGGTCGAACTCACCAGCCACGGGCCCGAACAGGCCCGTTCCTTCACCCGCCTGCTCGACACGCGATCCGAGGTCGTCAGCGCCTGGACCCTCACCGGCAATGCCGATTACCTCCTCCGCGTCTATTGCGAGGACCTCCCCGCGCTCAACCGGCTCATCCACGACGTGCTCCTGCCTCACGGGGCGGTGGCAAAGGTGCAAAGCCAGATCGTAATGGACCAGTGCAAACCCGACGCGCCCCTGCCATTATGA
- the hppD gene encoding 4-hydroxyphenylpyruvate dioxygenase encodes MGPFPHDRPQSKITDENPAGTDGFEFVEFAHADPEELRTLFASMGYEKVARHKEKDIELWQQGDITYVVNAEPGSFGQKFVEEHGPCAPSMGWRVVDAQHAFEHAVAKGAEPYEGGGKVLDVPTIYGIGGSLIYFIDQYHDTSPYNEEYQWLEVSKPKGVGFYYLDHLTHNVFKGNMDKWFRFYGDLFNFREIRFFDIEGKFTGLYSRALTSPCGRIRIPINEDRGGTGQIVSYLKKYNGEGIQHIAVGTEDIYGSTDAIAERGVKFMPGPPDTYYDLSKERVTGHEEPIERMKKHGILIDGEGVVDGGETKILLQIFSKTVIGPIFFEFIQRKGDDGFGEGNFKALFESIEQEQIDSGELKTG; translated from the coding sequence ATGGGACCTTTCCCGCATGACCGCCCGCAATCGAAGATCACCGACGAGAACCCCGCCGGCACGGACGGGTTCGAGTTCGTCGAGTTTGCGCATGCCGACCCGGAGGAGCTGCGGACGCTCTTTGCCTCGATGGGCTACGAGAAGGTGGCGCGGCACAAGGAGAAGGATATCGAGCTGTGGCAGCAGGGCGATATCACCTATGTGGTGAACGCGGAGCCCGGCAGCTTTGGTCAGAAATTCGTGGAGGAGCATGGCCCCTGTGCGCCCTCGATGGGCTGGCGCGTGGTGGATGCGCAGCACGCGTTCGAGCATGCCGTGGCGAAGGGGGCGGAACCTTACGAGGGCGGTGGCAAGGTGCTGGACGTGCCGACGATCTACGGGATCGGGGGCAGCCTGATCTATTTCATCGACCAATATCACGATACCTCGCCCTATAACGAGGAATATCAATGGCTTGAGGTGTCGAAGCCCAAGGGCGTGGGGTTCTATTACCTCGACCACCTGACGCATAACGTGTTCAAGGGGAACATGGACAAGTGGTTCCGGTTCTATGGCGACCTGTTCAATTTCAGGGAAATCCGGTTCTTCGATATCGAGGGCAAGTTCACCGGGCTGTACAGCCGCGCGCTGACCTCGCCCTGTGGGCGGATCCGGATACCGATCAACGAGGACCGGGGCGGGACCGGGCAGATCGTGTCGTATCTGAAGAAGTACAATGGCGAGGGGATCCAGCATATCGCGGTGGGGACCGAGGATATCTATGGCTCGACCGATGCGATCGCCGAAAGGGGTGTGAAGTTCATGCCGGGGCCGCCGGATACTTATTACGATCTGTCGAAGGAGCGGGTCACGGGCCATGAGGAGCCGATCGAGCGGATGAAGAAACACGGCATCCTGATCGACGGGGAAGGCGTGGTCGATGGCGGGGAGACGAAGATTTTGCTGCAGATCTTCTCGAAAACCGTGATCGGGCCGATCTTCTTCGAGTTCATCCAGCGGAAGGGCGATGACGGGTTCGGCGAGGGCAACTTCAAGGCGCTGTTCGAATCGATCGAGCAGGAGCAGATCGACAGCGGCGAGTTGAAGACCGGATGA